The DNA segment ATTGAATGACATCTACGAAGGGAAACATTTGTTTTTATGAAGATGATCTGAAGcaatatcatttgttttcaaagtCTCCATATCCCAACTAGATGGTCAAATCTCTCACCTTGTGTTCAGTGGTGTGCCGTCTACCCATTTCCAGGAcccctcagtctctctgtcagtcagaccGATCCAGACTCTCTTGTTGAGGGCAAAGAGAAATCTCTGTTGTTGAGAAAGATAAATGAATACTGATCAAAATATGTttatcatgtctctctctctctccatgtattTATCTATCTCCCCCAACTCTCTCACCTGTTCCTCTCTGCTGTTTATGATCACCAGGTCTGCTCCTCTCGCCACACAGTCCTTTCTGCTCTCACTCCAGGTTTTTCTCTCAGTAGAGACGAAGTACCAACAGGATTCAAACTTGTTCCAGCCTTCAGAACAGGTTAGTTTAAATATTCATTGCCATCTCATTTTTCTGCACTCGTTAATGAAAGAATACTAACAACATTTTAGTGCGCGTTCAGGGCCGTAACCAGGGTTTGAGTTTTATTGATATCGTAACACAGCGGGATTAATTGTATAGAAACTTTCCAAAAAAATACTGCATTtctatataataaaaaaaactttaaagtgctatttggagaacagcaaaaacaagcaaaaatgacCCCAGCCATTATTACTTTGGCTGCTGtaggttcattcacctcagtTGATCTACAAACACAAGCCTAGTAGCTATACAATAGTAATGTTATACCCCGGAAAGGGGAGAAATATGAGAAATGAGTTACACTGACAAGTAGCATCAGTGACTGTTCAGTCAGTTGTATTGTTGAACTGTGTAATTCATCATCTCTTTACATAGACATGGCTTTTCTCAACTGACATTGCGTTCACATTTGTGTTCCTAGGCATTACTAATCAAGCTCCGCACAAACAGACATCAATGGAGCACACAGATGATCATATTGTCACATTACATTAATGATTTGAATATCACTAAGGATTCTGTATTTCTATCAGTGATGTTGAGGTTAAAAAAGATGGGTAATAGGTCAACTATAAACTCCAGTGGTGATCGAGATAAGAGGAACAACCTGTGATGTAATGGAAATGTAGGACTATTTTAGACCTGCATTGTTTGCATTTTGAGTGCAtttaaatgtaggcctatagggaAGACAGGCCATGTGAATATGTTCATATTGAAACACATCTTTTCTTTTAGTTCCTAACTTCTTTGATACAGATTTAGTCAGGGGACCCCACATGGGGCCCCAACCCTAAGTTTGGGAATCACTGTATTAACCACTCCCCgtcttgcttcctctctctctctctctgtttcttctgcttcctcctgcatgcattgcagcctgcctcagcctcaccACGGAGCGCCACATCACTGTCTGTCTTAGTAGCCTAATCTTTGTAAAGCAACGTTATTATGAGAGCTTAGTAGCCTATTTGttgctcctgctgaggtaggctcCTTTTAACATTACCGTCTTACTTCATCCTTCTAGCTGGCTCAGTAATACTACCCAGAGCCCTTCAACATTACTGCAATAGAAGTCTCTGCTTCATAATCCTACAGATATGATGACGGATTATTACTAATGTTTTGCTTATTTATTTCAAATGAATGGAAATTCTGCTATTCTTTCACATGGTGTTATAGCAATGAGTTTGTGTCGTATTGACTGTAAGACTAATGCATTGAATTTATGGATACCTGTGTGATTGTGactctgtctgttactgtgtttGTGGCGGGTAATTAGAAAAACATGACTGACTGAAGTATCTATTAGCGACTATTTAATAGTTTTCTACTCATTCTCCGAGATTCAACTTGTATTCGTATGGGCATGTCTGTAGACACGGCAGGAGATGCTGGTGGGTTTTAAAATGTACTTTTGTCTGGCATCTGGCAAACACAGTCAGCAGCGTCGCTAGTGTCTACTTGAGCGACTACGAGCTGGGGTAGTTCGTTTCACGTCTCAGGCCCTCGGCCTGTGCCGTGAGAGGGAGGAGTTAGCCGTTTGAGATAGTGGTGAAAGTGCTGCTTAAAAGGCAAATCCAGGATGCAAATCCGTTTTGATGTTGGCAAACATAACGAACAAACCACTGTTCTTGATTCCACTCGTTTGCAAAGAGGCACAATTAGAACTGAGTCAGACCAAGAATGTATTTTATTCATTTTTCTCATTAGAAACAGTTACTGAGGTCAGTACCTCAATGTCCTCATGTAGCTACGGCCCTGTGCATATTGAACATGTACAATTAATGTTATGATCGTGTATTAGGTAAACTCACCTGGACAAGAGAATTGTTCCATAAAATCATCTTTCTCCTTCTgttgctggtctctctctttagtcagacAGTCTGCTAAAAGAGGACAGAATATATTGGATGTGGATTGCCAGTCATTTAAACATGTCTAACATAGGAAGCACTTAGCTTGTTGTCAAAGTCTGATATAACGTGATGATTTAACAACAATCCACTCACATTCTAGTCGCAGGGAGATGTTGAGAGCGACTTGTAGAACACACAGCATCCCAAAGCTTACAGCAACCATCCTGTAGAGTCTTCTCTCTGAACC comes from the Salmo trutta chromosome 4, fSalTru1.1, whole genome shotgun sequence genome and includes:
- the LOC115192018 gene encoding C-type lectin domain family 4 member E-like isoform X3 — its product is MDDYVNKEVVEIEKVIEENKNGAMSRVTTETHHSGPDGSERRLYRMVAVSFGMLCVLQVALNISLRLESDCLTKERDQQQKEKDDFMEQFSCPGWNKFESCWYFVSTERKTWSESRKDCVARGADLVIINSREEQRFLFALNKRVWIGLTDRETEGSWKWVDGTPLNTRYWIIDQPNNGVRVSTFPGEDCVELKDGQDQPEKTWNDLNCEEKRNWICELCNNNIL
- the LOC115192018 gene encoding C-type lectin domain family 4 member E-like isoform X2, whose protein sequence is MDDYVNKEVVEIEKVIEENKNGAMSRVTTETHHSVCISPGPDGSERRLYRMVAVSFGMLCVLQVALNISLRLEYCLTKERDQQQKEKDDFMEQFSCPGWNKFESCWYFVSTERKTWSESRKDCVARGADLVIINSREEQRFLFALNKRVWIGLTDRETEGSWKWVDGTPLNTRYWIIDQPNNGVRVSTFPGEDCVELKDGQDQPEKTWNDLNCEEKRNWICELCNNNIL
- the LOC115192018 gene encoding C-type lectin domain family 4 member E-like isoform X4, with the translated sequence MDDYVNKEVVEIEKVIEENKNGAMSRVTTETHHSGPDGSERRLYRMVAVSFGMLCVLQVALNISLRLEYCLTKERDQQQKEKDDFMEQFSCPGWNKFESCWYFVSTERKTWSESRKDCVARGADLVIINSREEQRFLFALNKRVWIGLTDRETEGSWKWVDGTPLNTRYWIIDQPNNGVRVSTFPGEDCVELKDGQDQPEKTWNDLNCEEKRNWICELCNNNIL
- the LOC115192018 gene encoding C-type lectin domain family 4 member E-like isoform X1 gives rise to the protein MDDYVNKEVVEIEKVIEENKNGAMSRVTTETHHSVCISPGPDGSERRLYRMVAVSFGMLCVLQVALNISLRLESDCLTKERDQQQKEKDDFMEQFSCPGWNKFESCWYFVSTERKTWSESRKDCVARGADLVIINSREEQRFLFALNKRVWIGLTDRETEGSWKWVDGTPLNTRYWIIDQPNNGVRVSTFPGEDCVELKDGQDQPEKTWNDLNCEEKRNWICELCNNNIL